One stretch of Brevibacillus laterosporus DNA includes these proteins:
- the truA gene encoding tRNA pseudouridine(38-40) synthase TruA, whose product MKRLKGIVAYDGTDYSGFQVQPEQMTIQGEIEAAITRITGETIQIHGSGRTDAGVHARGQTFHFDTKSTIPIDKWRWILNNQLPASVVMQSIEEVDPSFHARFDVREKEYRYCINNVQVPEVFRHRYAWHIRYPLDVKAMRQAATHLIGTHNFTSFCSARTHVENKVRTIYDVRIEQEGTLLWIICRGNGFLYNMVRIIAGTLLNVGEGKLSPNHIPSILVECDRELAGKTAPPHGLTMWEVFYKE is encoded by the coding sequence ATGAAAAGATTAAAGGGCATTGTTGCCTATGATGGAACTGATTATAGTGGATTTCAGGTTCAACCTGAACAAATGACCATTCAAGGGGAGATTGAGGCAGCAATTACGCGCATTACTGGCGAAACCATCCAGATTCATGGCTCTGGTCGTACTGATGCGGGTGTGCATGCCAGAGGTCAAACGTTTCACTTTGATACTAAATCGACTATCCCTATCGACAAATGGCGTTGGATTCTTAATAATCAGCTACCTGCCTCGGTTGTCATGCAATCAATAGAGGAGGTGGACCCATCCTTTCATGCTCGATTTGATGTCAGGGAGAAGGAATACCGGTATTGTATTAACAATGTCCAGGTGCCAGAAGTCTTTCGTCACCGCTATGCTTGGCATATTCGCTATCCATTAGATGTGAAAGCGATGAGACAAGCTGCTACCCATTTGATAGGAACGCATAACTTTACTTCTTTTTGCTCTGCAAGGACGCATGTGGAGAATAAGGTGCGTACCATTTATGACGTGAGAATTGAACAAGAAGGAACACTTCTTTGGATTATTTGTCGCGGAAACGGGTTTTTATATAACATGGTAAGAATCATTGCGGGAACCTTGCTTAACGTCGGAGAAGGCAAGCTGAGTCCTAATCATATTCCTAGTATTCTAGTAGAATGTGATCGGGAATTGGCGGGAAAGACGGCACCTCCCCATGGTCTTACAATGTGGGAAGTATTTTACAAAGAATAG
- a CDS encoding 50S ribosomal protein L13 — translation MRTTYMAKTQEVERKWYIVDAEGQTLGRIASEVASILRGKLKPEFTPHVDTGDFVIVLNADKIKLTGKKLTDKMYYRHSMHPGGLKATPAGEMLSKRPDRLFELAVKGMLPKNSLGRQMFSKLKVYAGTEHPHAAQKPEAWQIRG, via the coding sequence ATGCGTACCACATATATGGCGAAAACGCAAGAAGTTGAGCGTAAATGGTACATCGTTGACGCTGAAGGCCAAACTCTTGGTCGTATTGCGAGCGAAGTAGCATCTATCCTACGCGGTAAACTAAAGCCTGAATTTACACCACACGTTGACACTGGTGATTTCGTAATCGTTCTTAACGCTGACAAAATCAAGCTTACTGGTAAGAAACTTACCGATAAAATGTACTATAGACACTCCATGCACCCAGGTGGTTTGAAAGCTACTCCTGCTGGTGAAATGCTGAGCAAACGCCCAGATCGTTTGTTCGAATTGGCTGTTAAAGGTATGCTTCCTAAAAACAGCTTGGGACGTCAAATGTTCTCAAAACTAAAAGTATATGCGGGTACTGAGCATCCACATGCTGCTCAAAAACCAGAAGCATGGCAAATTCGCGGCTAA
- a CDS encoding 30S ribosomal protein S9 has protein sequence MAQVQYYGTGRRKHSVARVRLVPGEGRILINKRDMDNYFGLETLKLIVKQPLVLTETLGHYDVLVNVGGGGTTGQAGAIRHGVARALLKADPELRGALKRAGFLTRDPRMKERKKYGLKAARRAPQFSKR, from the coding sequence GTGGCACAAGTTCAATACTACGGTACAGGTCGTCGTAAACACTCCGTAGCACGCGTTCGCTTGGTACCAGGCGAAGGTCGCATTCTGATCAACAAGCGTGATATGGATAACTATTTTGGTTTGGAAACTTTAAAGTTGATCGTAAAACAACCACTAGTTCTTACTGAAACTCTAGGTCATTATGATGTTTTGGTTAACGTTGGTGGCGGAGGTACAACTGGTCAAGCAGGAGCAATCCGTCATGGTGTTGCTCGTGCATTGCTAAAAGCAGATCCAGAACTTCGCGGTGCTCTTAAACGCGCTGGATTCTTGACTCGTGACCCTCGTATGAAAGAACGTAAAAAATACGGTCTTAAAGCAGCTCGTCGCGCACCTCAGTTCTCTAAACGTTAA
- a CDS encoding stage II sporulation protein M translates to MRSFISDIWRGTSKYFGIALLILLVGVIIGMLNLTSLNSVLQQMIEQVKEISKEIQLENNVFTTIRVIFMNNLMAAIMMLGMGIFFAIFPVWGLFMNGAVLGYILTTPNAKGLSTWEMLVYGILPHGIIEIAAILLAAGLGIRFGVLSFHSVGALFVPQKRDRVKRDWGDSLRILWKAFILIVVMLLVAAIIESVITPQLLQLLIK, encoded by the coding sequence ATGAGGAGCTTTATTAGTGACATTTGGAGGGGAACAAGCAAATACTTTGGTATTGCATTGCTGATTCTATTAGTAGGTGTAATTATTGGAATGCTTAATTTAACGAGTTTAAATTCTGTCTTACAACAAATGATTGAGCAGGTTAAAGAGATTTCAAAAGAGATACAATTGGAAAATAATGTATTTACAACTATCAGAGTTATTTTTATGAATAACTTGATGGCAGCGATTATGATGTTGGGGATGGGAATCTTTTTTGCTATTTTCCCTGTTTGGGGTCTGTTTATGAATGGTGCTGTGCTTGGTTACATATTAACTACGCCCAATGCAAAAGGGCTCAGCACATGGGAAATGCTTGTATATGGTATTCTACCCCACGGTATCATTGAGATTGCTGCTATCCTACTTGCAGCGGGATTGGGAATTCGCTTTGGTGTATTATCATTTCATTCTGTTGGGGCCCTCTTCGTGCCACAAAAAAGGGATCGAGTAAAAAGAGACTGGGGAGATAGCCTGCGTATTCTTTGGAAAGCGTTTATTTTGATTGTGGTAATGTTGTTAGTAGCTGCGATTATCGAGTCGGTTATAACACCACAGCTCTTACAGCTTCTTATCAAATGA
- a CDS encoding site-specific integrase — MASFKKHTTKRGFKTKKEAQLDAFQFEQDIANGLYNPSSKAVTFEDVYNQWYEIHSKTLKRSTQKAIESVFKNQILPLFGKLHMKDISKHYCQTFINQIATKVKSVNNIKMYAGQVFTFALKMDLIKMNPIEHVVIPKRVSDFVYEDDTEDRDYWEKNEIKQFISITKKELTFRDFLLFHMLIYTGARKGEILALQWNDIDFDMKTISFSKTLFHDKGEFVLQTAKTARSRRLISIDGGTLDLLKKWRTELRKRQLSLTTPIHTNDMIFTRADGIPLRLAYPNDKLKEIIKKHNLHPITVHDIHTTLLFEANASIKEVQERLGHTI, encoded by the coding sequence ATGGCGAGTTTTAAGAAGCACACAACAAAAAGGGGATTTAAAACCAAAAAGGAAGCGCAATTAGACGCATTTCAATTTGAACAAGACATAGCAAACGGATTGTATAATCCGTCTTCAAAAGCTGTCACCTTTGAAGATGTGTACAACCAATGGTATGAGATTCATTCCAAAACATTAAAACGGAGTACACAAAAAGCTATAGAGTCGGTCTTCAAGAACCAGATACTTCCCCTTTTTGGAAAGCTCCACATGAAAGATATCTCTAAGCACTATTGTCAAACCTTCATTAATCAAATCGCTACAAAAGTGAAGTCTGTAAATAATATAAAAATGTATGCAGGTCAGGTCTTTACGTTCGCTTTAAAAATGGATTTGATTAAAATGAATCCGATCGAGCATGTGGTTATACCCAAAAGAGTTTCTGATTTTGTATATGAGGACGACACCGAGGATCGGGACTATTGGGAGAAAAATGAGATTAAGCAATTTATCTCAATTACTAAAAAGGAACTTACATTTAGAGATTTTTTACTATTCCATATGTTGATTTACACAGGAGCTAGAAAAGGGGAAATTCTGGCTCTGCAATGGAATGATATCGACTTTGATATGAAAACAATATCGTTTTCCAAGACACTTTTCCATGACAAGGGCGAGTTTGTACTCCAGACTGCCAAAACAGCCCGTTCTAGACGTTTAATTAGTATAGATGGTGGTACACTCGACTTGCTCAAAAAATGGCGTACAGAGCTAAGGAAGCGGCAATTATCGTTAACCACCCCTATTCATACAAATGACATGATCTTCACTCGTGCAGATGGCATACCTTTACGTCTAGCGTATCCAAACGACAAACTAAAAGAAATCATTAAAAAGCATAACCTACACCCTATCACCGTCCACGACATACACACAACTCTTCTTTTTGAGGCTAATGCAAGCATTAAAGAAGTTCAGGAACGTTTAGGTCATACGATATAA
- the pdaB gene encoding polysaccharide deacetylase family sporulation protein PdaB, which translates to MKYMFVISSKKLKQLFIICMALILGAGIAYAERDSLQVFSPSVEKTKGPQAIYKVDTKDKKIALTFDISWGETRTQPILDILKEKKVDKVTFFLSSPWSQKHPEMVKKIVDSGYEIGSHGHRHDNYSRYSEEQMRTQIGKADTILTELTGKKPNLIRMPNGDFDKRVLRVATDMGYMVIQWDTDSLDWMNPGTDRIIQNVVSKTHPGDIILMHASDSCKQTHLALPVVIDKLRAQGYEFVTVSELIAGSKVKSEEIN; encoded by the coding sequence ATGAAGTATATGTTCGTAATCAGTTCTAAGAAGTTAAAACAGCTTTTTATAATTTGCATGGCCTTAATTCTTGGGGCCGGTATTGCTTATGCGGAACGTGACAGCCTTCAAGTTTTCTCCCCTTCGGTCGAAAAAACCAAGGGACCACAAGCCATTTATAAGGTGGATACGAAAGACAAGAAGATAGCTTTGACATTCGACATTAGCTGGGGTGAAACGCGTACACAACCCATTCTGGATATTTTAAAAGAGAAGAAGGTAGACAAAGTGACCTTTTTCCTCTCTTCCCCTTGGAGCCAAAAACATCCCGAAATGGTAAAGAAAATTGTTGATAGTGGTTATGAAATCGGCTCACACGGGCATCGTCACGATAACTATAGCCGTTATTCGGAAGAACAGATGCGAACACAAATTGGCAAGGCTGATACCATTCTCACTGAGCTAACAGGTAAAAAGCCTAATTTAATTCGTATGCCAAATGGTGATTTTGATAAACGTGTACTTCGCGTAGCTACCGACATGGGTTATATGGTTATTCAATGGGATACCGATTCTCTTGACTGGATGAATCCCGGTACGGATCGAATCATCCAAAACGTTGTCTCCAAAACCCACCCCGGCGACATTATATTGATGCATGCGAGCGATTCCTGCAAACAAACTCATCTTGCTTTACCCGTTGTTATCGACAAATTACGGGCACAAGGGTATGAATTCGTTACTGTATCTGAATTAATTGCAGGCTCAAAAGTAAAAAGCGAAGAAATAAACTAA
- a CDS encoding MRP family ATP-binding protein, translating to MLTKEKILEALRDVKDPEINRSLVELNMIRNILVDERHVSLEVVLTISGCPLKVKIQDDVVEAIRALGAEQVDVRFGTMTDEERAALSLQLRGGQATASKGQGPGQTNALHPILAENSMTTFIAITSGKGGVGKSTVTVNLAVSLARLGKKVGIIDADIYGFSVPDMMNIEQRPTVIGQTILPVEKFGVKVMSMGFFVEDNSPIIWRGPMLGKMLRNFFSEVHWGEDLDYLLLDLPPGTGDVALDVHTMIPQSKEIIVTTPHPTAAFVAARAGAMAMKTGHKILGVVENMAWYEAKDGSKEHVFGRGGGSKLAETLACTMIAQVPLGQPENHPQEPDYSPSIYKADTAIGQIYMQLAQDVDRLCK from the coding sequence ATGCTAACAAAAGAAAAAATTCTCGAAGCACTACGTGACGTTAAAGATCCTGAGATAAATCGCAGTTTAGTAGAACTTAATATGATTCGAAATATTTTGGTTGATGAACGGCACGTTTCTTTAGAAGTGGTGCTTACCATATCTGGCTGTCCATTGAAAGTCAAAATTCAAGATGACGTGGTGGAAGCCATTCGTGCATTGGGCGCAGAACAGGTCGATGTTCGCTTTGGAACTATGACGGATGAGGAACGAGCTGCACTAAGCTTACAATTGCGTGGAGGGCAAGCTACTGCGTCTAAAGGCCAAGGACCAGGACAGACAAATGCTCTGCATCCTATACTTGCAGAAAACTCAATGACTACCTTTATTGCTATTACCTCAGGTAAAGGTGGAGTGGGTAAATCTACGGTAACAGTTAACTTGGCAGTTTCCCTAGCTCGTCTAGGCAAAAAAGTCGGAATTATTGATGCAGATATTTATGGATTCAGTGTTCCGGATATGATGAACATTGAGCAACGCCCTACTGTTATTGGACAAACTATCTTGCCAGTAGAGAAGTTTGGAGTAAAAGTAATGTCGATGGGTTTCTTTGTAGAAGATAATTCCCCCATTATTTGGCGTGGCCCAATGCTAGGTAAAATGCTTCGTAATTTCTTTAGTGAAGTACATTGGGGAGAAGACCTAGATTACCTCTTGCTTGATCTGCCACCAGGAACAGGGGACGTGGCTCTTGATGTCCACACCATGATTCCTCAGAGCAAAGAGATTATTGTGACCACTCCACACCCGACGGCAGCATTCGTAGCGGCAAGAGCGGGAGCTATGGCAATGAAAACGGGTCATAAGATTTTGGGAGTGGTGGAAAACATGGCTTGGTATGAAGCAAAGGATGGTTCCAAGGAGCATGTCTTTGGTCGTGGAGGTGGCTCTAAATTAGCTGAAACGCTAGCTTGTACGATGATCGCCCAAGTACCACTTGGCCAACCAGAGAATCATCCGCAAGAACCTGATTATTCTCCATCCATCTATAAGGCTGATACCGCCATTGGACAAATTTATATGCAACTGGCCCAAGATGTCGATCGGCTATGTAAATAA
- a CDS encoding energy-coupling factor transporter transmembrane protein EcfT has translation MSMLQNFAIGQYIPSDSYVHRLDPRSKFLFIIVFAMVVFMANKAEIYGFLVAILLLCLFMSKLSLSYIFRGLKPVWFLLLLTVILQILLTKGGQVYVKWGWFSIEEEGVRQALFVSMRLGLLVVISSLLTLTTSPIDLTDGVERMFGPLKKWGLPVHEMALMLSIAIRFIPTLLEETDKIIKAQMARGANFDSGSLLSRAKAMVAIVIPLFISAFRRAEDLALAMEARGYRGDIGRTKLRQLRFSYRDGILLLFMLVLVVVVGWWRT, from the coding sequence ATGAGCATGCTACAAAATTTTGCTATTGGTCAATATATACCCAGTGATTCCTACGTACATCGCTTAGACCCGAGAAGTAAATTTTTATTTATTATCGTGTTTGCCATGGTTGTTTTTATGGCGAATAAGGCGGAAATCTATGGATTCTTGGTAGCTATTCTCTTGTTATGCTTGTTTATGTCTAAATTATCGCTTTCATATATCTTTCGTGGTTTAAAACCGGTTTGGTTCCTGCTATTGCTTACCGTCATTTTACAGATCTTGCTTACCAAAGGGGGGCAGGTGTATGTGAAGTGGGGCTGGTTTAGCATAGAAGAGGAAGGTGTGCGTCAGGCCTTGTTTGTTTCGATGCGATTAGGTTTATTGGTTGTAATCAGCTCATTGCTGACTCTAACCACTTCACCTATTGATCTTACCGACGGGGTGGAAAGAATGTTTGGTCCATTAAAAAAATGGGGTCTTCCTGTTCATGAAATGGCGCTCATGCTCTCTATTGCGATTCGTTTTATCCCGACGCTATTAGAAGAGACAGACAAGATTATAAAAGCACAGATGGCCAGAGGTGCTAATTTTGATAGTGGGTCTTTGTTGAGCCGTGCAAAAGCTATGGTTGCAATTGTGATTCCGCTGTTTATTAGTGCATTCCGTCGAGCTGAAGATTTAGCATTAGCAATGGAGGCAAGAGGATATCGTGGGGATATTGGACGTACAAAATTACGTCAACTGCGTTTTAGTTATCGAGACGGCATCCTGTTGTTATTTATGTTGGTTCTTGTGGTAGTTGTAGGATGGTGGAGAACATGA
- a CDS encoding spore gernimation protein produces the protein MLNKRFTFALIPVVACGLLLSSCGTTSQSQSQPDYKSTKTMVLDILQTDEAKKTMETMMKDESFQKNLIMNPETVRSTLIQSIAKPDNPHIKQAFKDPKFTSTLAKSMKDENKKLLKELMKDPEYQQMMLSILKDPEYEKSLLDLMKTSVYRKQTMQIMKDSLESPMFQAEMLKIMTKAQEDMMSPQSLNEGKKKGEKKKGKKSKMDRE, from the coding sequence ATGTTAAACAAACGTTTCACTTTTGCACTGATACCTGTGGTTGCATGTGGTCTTCTCTTATCAAGCTGTGGAACAACGTCGCAAAGCCAATCCCAGCCTGACTATAAATCCACCAAGACAATGGTTCTAGATATCTTGCAAACGGATGAAGCAAAAAAAACCATGGAAACCATGATGAAAGACGAGAGCTTTCAAAAGAACCTCATCATGAATCCTGAGACGGTTCGCAGCACGCTTATTCAAAGTATAGCAAAACCAGACAACCCTCACATCAAGCAAGCATTTAAAGATCCCAAATTCACCAGTACCTTAGCTAAATCCATGAAGGATGAGAATAAAAAACTGTTGAAGGAGCTTATGAAAGACCCTGAGTATCAGCAAATGATGCTTAGTATTCTCAAGGACCCCGAGTATGAAAAAAGCTTACTTGATCTGATGAAAACCTCCGTCTATCGCAAACAAACCATGCAAATTATGAAAGATAGCTTGGAAAGTCCTATGTTTCAAGCAGAAATGCTAAAAATTATGACGAAGGCTCAAGAAGACATGATGAGCCCCCAGAGTCTGAACGAGGGAAAAAAGAAAGGGGAGAAGAAGAAGGGAAAGAAATCGAAAATGGATAGGGAATAA
- a CDS encoding ImmA/IrrE family metallo-endopeptidase, protein MPIIHINNKLDDFKTLYTIAHELGHHVLHPQTNTPFLRRNTLFSIDKIERGTNQFALHLLIGDKKIEYDETLTSFLLRCNIPTDLHIFY, encoded by the coding sequence ATCCCCATTATTCATATCAATAACAAGCTTGATGATTTCAAAACTTTATACACAATCGCCCATGAACTAGGACATCACGTTCTACACCCTCAAACCAATACTCCTTTTTTACGGAGAAACACGCTTTTTTCTATTGATAAAATTGAACGCGGAACCAACCAATTCGCCCTACATTTATTAATAGGTGATAAAAAGATTGAATACGATGAAACCCTAACCAGTTTCTTGCTAAGGTGTAATATACCAACGGATTTACACATTTTTTATTAA
- a CDS encoding aspartyl-phosphate phosphatase Spo0E family protein encodes MEVLRKELEHRFFKKGSFLHPEVLQMSQQLDEYIVVFQKLTKH; translated from the coding sequence ATAGAAGTCCTCCGTAAAGAGTTAGAGCATCGGTTTTTCAAGAAAGGCTCATTTTTACATCCAGAAGTATTGCAGATGAGCCAACAACTAGATGAGTACATCGTTGTCTTTCAAAAGCTTACAAAACACTAA
- the cwlD gene encoding N-acetylmuramoyl-L-alanine amidase CwlD produces MTKKVVGWVLACFLLVIIFTYKLPAHSSWSTWTLPLAGTVIAIDAGHGGVDGGAVSKDGKVIEKDVALPISLYLRDFLQESGAYVIMTREDDRDLSSEGASKLRKRKSEDIRNRVKFINEKAPDFLVSIHLNSIPQDKWRGAQTFYFPGFQESKTMAFLIQDEIKRVLENTDRSPKQTDDIFLIREVKTPSVLIEVGFLSNFEEAKKLESEEYQKAMANAIYQGILRHYAGEKGTVTSTP; encoded by the coding sequence GTGACTAAAAAAGTAGTAGGGTGGGTACTGGCCTGCTTTCTGCTCGTCATCATATTTACGTACAAGTTACCCGCACATTCTTCTTGGTCCACCTGGACATTGCCACTGGCAGGTACAGTGATAGCAATAGATGCGGGACATGGTGGTGTAGATGGTGGTGCAGTGAGCAAGGATGGAAAGGTTATTGAAAAAGATGTGGCGTTGCCTATCAGTTTATATTTACGTGACTTTCTACAGGAGTCAGGGGCTTATGTAATCATGACGCGTGAAGATGATCGAGACTTGTCATCAGAGGGTGCTAGTAAGCTGAGAAAGCGTAAATCAGAAGATATTCGCAATCGAGTGAAGTTCATTAATGAAAAGGCTCCAGATTTTTTAGTTAGCATTCATTTAAACAGCATTCCACAGGATAAATGGAGAGGTGCTCAAACCTTTTACTTCCCTGGCTTTCAGGAAAGTAAGACAATGGCCTTTCTGATTCAGGATGAGATTAAGCGTGTATTAGAAAATACGGATCGTAGTCCAAAGCAAACTGATGATATTTTTTTAATTCGTGAGGTGAAGACTCCCTCTGTCCTTATAGAAGTAGGTTTTCTATCCAACTTTGAGGAAGCCAAGAAGCTGGAGTCAGAAGAATATCAAAAAGCGATGGCAAACGCGATCTACCAAGGGATATTACGTCATTATGCTGGTGAAAAGGGTACAGTTACAAGCACACCATAG